Proteins from a single region of Sneathiella aquimaris:
- the polA gene encoding DNA polymerase I, whose amino-acid sequence MQEKDVTGDPNQKHRVYLVDGSGYIFRAYFAMIRGRGPISRSDGTPTGAVLGFSNMLFKLIQDTQRDGRISHLAVIFDTSRKTFRTEIYPEYKANRDAPPEDLIPQFPLVREATRAFNVPAIEKAGFEADDIIATYARQAREKDMECVIVSSDKDLMQLVGGPVTMLDPMKGKDIGVEEVHEKFGVGPDKVVDIQSLAGDSVDNVPGVPGIGIKTAALLINEYGDLDTLLERAGEIKQKGRREKLLEHAEMARVSRELVRLKDDVELDLAVEDLNLNEPVADDLGAFLAENEFRQLSSRVSAFYGSEFKINIPKIETAKPREDERPTNDLNLSAVETEYETVTTMTDLQRWIDLATYKGHVAVDTETTSLNAMQAELVGVSLSVEPGKACYIPLGHTKPAAQGGFDFGDDAPSDKDGETLDQLPKGDALKALKPLLEDPSVLKIGQNIKYDLVILANEGVQVSPVDDTMLISYCQEAGLHGHGMDELSKLHFGISPIPFKEVCGTGKSRITFAEVPIDKATAYAAEDADLTLRLHMQLKPGIAAQNVTRLYERIERPLVPVVAQMEREGIKVDVPFLSNLSEDFGARMADFVTEIHQLAGEEFNVASPKQLGEILFDKMGIKGGKKGKNGAYTTDVGVLEGLAADGVELARKVLDWRQLSKLKNTYTDALQAQVNPGTNRIHTSFSLAAAATGRLASSEPNLQNIPIRTEEGRKLRQAFIAEPGHKLISADYSQIELRILAHMANIESLKEAFANGQDIHAKTASQVFGIPMEGMDPMQRRAAKAINFGIIYGISAFGLARQLGVSRTEAQGYIEAYFEQYPGIRKYMDETKAYCHEHEYVETIFGRKVHLPGINDKNGARRGFSERAAINAPIQGSAADIIKRAMIRLPDALTAAGLNGRMLLQVHDELIFEVPENETEQTAAVIKDVMENAALPAVEISVPLIVDAGIGDNWGEAH is encoded by the coding sequence ATGCAAGAAAAAGACGTAACCGGCGATCCGAACCAGAAACATCGTGTCTATCTGGTGGATGGATCCGGTTATATTTTTCGTGCCTATTTTGCCATGATCCGAGGACGCGGGCCAATTTCGCGTTCGGATGGCACACCGACAGGGGCGGTGCTGGGTTTTTCGAACATGCTGTTCAAATTGATACAGGATACCCAGCGTGACGGGCGTATCAGTCATCTGGCGGTGATCTTTGATACAAGCCGAAAAACGTTTCGTACTGAAATTTACCCTGAGTATAAAGCCAACCGGGACGCCCCGCCTGAAGATCTTATCCCGCAATTTCCGCTGGTGCGGGAAGCAACCCGGGCCTTTAACGTCCCCGCCATCGAAAAGGCTGGGTTTGAGGCGGACGATATCATTGCGACCTATGCGCGTCAGGCCCGCGAAAAAGACATGGAATGTGTCATTGTATCGTCCGACAAGGATCTGATGCAGCTGGTTGGCGGTCCGGTGACCATGCTCGATCCAATGAAGGGTAAAGACATCGGCGTTGAAGAAGTGCATGAAAAATTTGGCGTTGGTCCGGATAAGGTGGTCGATATTCAGTCGCTGGCGGGGGATAGTGTGGACAATGTTCCGGGCGTGCCCGGGATTGGCATCAAAACGGCAGCCTTGCTGATTAACGAATATGGCGATCTGGATACCCTGTTGGAGCGGGCCGGCGAAATCAAGCAGAAAGGCAGACGGGAAAAACTGCTTGAGCATGCCGAAATGGCGCGTGTCAGCCGTGAACTGGTGCGCTTGAAAGATGATGTTGAGCTGGACCTGGCGGTGGAAGATCTGAACCTCAACGAACCTGTTGCGGACGATCTGGGTGCGTTTTTGGCTGAAAACGAGTTTCGTCAATTAAGCAGCCGTGTTTCTGCTTTTTATGGCAGTGAGTTCAAAATAAATATTCCCAAAATCGAGACGGCAAAACCGAGGGAAGATGAACGGCCAACAAATGATCTGAACCTGTCCGCCGTCGAAACGGAATATGAAACAGTTACGACAATGACTGATCTTCAGCGTTGGATTGATCTTGCAACCTATAAAGGGCATGTGGCGGTGGATACAGAAACCACAAGTCTGAACGCCATGCAGGCTGAGTTGGTTGGGGTGTCCCTGTCGGTTGAGCCAGGAAAAGCCTGCTATATCCCGCTTGGCCATACAAAACCGGCGGCTCAGGGTGGTTTTGATTTCGGCGATGACGCGCCCTCTGATAAAGACGGCGAGACGCTGGATCAGCTGCCCAAAGGTGACGCCCTGAAAGCCCTGAAGCCGTTACTGGAAGATCCTTCCGTGCTTAAAATCGGGCAGAATATTAAATATGACCTTGTTATTCTGGCCAACGAAGGGGTTCAGGTCAGTCCTGTTGATGACACGATGCTGATTTCTTATTGTCAGGAAGCGGGATTGCACGGGCATGGCATGGATGAACTTTCCAAGCTGCATTTCGGTATTTCGCCGATCCCGTTTAAAGAAGTTTGCGGAACAGGAAAATCCCGGATCACGTTTGCGGAAGTTCCGATCGATAAAGCGACGGCCTATGCGGCAGAGGATGCCGATTTGACATTGCGTCTGCATATGCAGTTAAAACCAGGCATTGCCGCGCAAAATGTAACCCGGCTGTATGAGCGAATTGAACGGCCGCTGGTGCCTGTCGTCGCCCAGATGGAACGGGAAGGGATTAAAGTTGATGTGCCGTTTCTGAGCAACCTGTCCGAAGATTTTGGCGCCCGAATGGCAGATTTTGTGACGGAAATTCATCAACTTGCCGGGGAAGAATTTAATGTTGCGTCCCCGAAACAATTAGGAGAGATCCTGTTTGACAAAATGGGAATTAAGGGCGGCAAGAAAGGTAAAAACGGCGCGTATACAACGGATGTCGGAGTGTTGGAGGGTTTGGCGGCAGACGGTGTTGAGCTTGCCCGAAAAGTGCTGGACTGGCGGCAGCTGTCAAAACTGAAAAACACCTATACGGATGCCTTGCAGGCACAGGTCAATCCAGGCACCAACCGAATTCATACCTCTTTTAGCTTGGCGGCGGCGGCCACCGGGCGTCTGGCGTCCTCTGAACCAAATCTGCAGAATATCCCCATTCGGACGGAAGAAGGACGGAAACTGCGCCAGGCTTTTATTGCCGAGCCGGGCCATAAGCTGATCAGTGCGGACTATTCGCAGATTGAACTGCGCATTCTGGCCCACATGGCGAATATCGAAAGCCTGAAAGAGGCGTTTGCCAACGGGCAGGATATCCATGCCAAAACAGCGTCTCAGGTCTTTGGTATTCCCATGGAAGGCATGGATCCGATGCAACGCCGGGCAGCGAAGGCGATCAACTTTGGCATCATTTACGGGATCAGTGCTTTTGGTCTGGCCCGTCAGCTGGGTGTCTCACGGACCGAGGCGCAAGGCTATATTGAAGCCTATTTTGAGCAATATCCCGGTATTCGCAAATATATGGACGAAACCAAAGCGTATTGCCATGAGCATGAATATGTTGAAACCATTTTTGGCCGTAAAGTTCATCTGCCGGGCATAAATGACAAGAACGGCGCGCGGCGCGGCTTTTCAGAACGGGCAGCGATTAATGCGCCTATTCAGGGATCCGCGGCGGACATCATCAAACGGGCGATGATCCGCCTGCCGGATGCGCTGACGGCAGCTGGGCTAAACGGCCGGATGCTGCTGCAGGTCCATGATGAATTGATTTTTGAAGTTCCTGAAAATGAAACCGAACAAACGGCCGCCGTGATCAAGGACGTCATGGAAAATGCGGCTTTGCCGGCTGTTGAAATTTCCGTACCACTGATTGTTGATGCCGGGATCGGGGATAACTGGGGCGAGGCTCATTAA
- a CDS encoding zinc-finger domain-containing protein: MDAPEKSEVESLKVHCDGGKGALGHPRVYLNLGNDNKVECPYCGHLFVLKEGAKVSGDH, from the coding sequence ATGGACGCACCTGAAAAAAGTGAAGTTGAAAGCCTTAAAGTACATTGCGATGGAGGGAAAGGTGCCTTGGGGCACCCTCGTGTTTACCTCAATCTTGGCAATGACAACAAAGTTGAATGTCCTTATTGCGGGCATTTGTTTGTTCTAAAAGAAGGCGCAAAAGTTTCGGGTGATCACTGA
- a CDS encoding ATP-binding cassette domain-containing protein codes for MSAVAAHEIGTENALEVRDLKKIYKGKGGVPDKEALKGISLDVPRGSFFALLGPNGAGKSTLINILAGLVNKSSGHARVCGFDIEKDMRAARRSLGVVPQELNLDAFFSAREVMEFQAGLYGVPKSARQTDEILAAMGLTDKADSYARTLSGGMRRRLLVAKAMVHQPEVLILDEPTAGVDIELRQQLWHHIRLLNEAGTTIILTTHYLEEAEELCDQIAIINHGEVVACEPTEKLLSKLDAKTITLVLETDITEIPDCLARFNPSLKLGRHLTIDYKPSEVGISQILSEVSAGGLSIVDLTTHEPDLEDAFLQMTSSKKK; via the coding sequence ATGTCCGCTGTTGCAGCTCACGAAATCGGAACCGAAAACGCTCTGGAAGTTCGGGACCTTAAAAAAATCTATAAAGGAAAAGGCGGCGTACCAGACAAAGAAGCCCTGAAAGGGATTAGTCTGGATGTGCCCCGTGGTTCTTTCTTTGCCCTTCTGGGCCCCAATGGCGCCGGAAAATCAACGCTGATCAACATTCTCGCCGGTCTCGTGAATAAAAGCTCCGGCCATGCGCGAGTCTGTGGGTTTGACATCGAGAAGGACATGCGGGCGGCACGCCGGTCTCTGGGTGTTGTCCCGCAAGAGCTTAATCTGGATGCCTTTTTCTCGGCCCGTGAAGTCATGGAATTTCAAGCCGGATTATACGGCGTTCCGAAATCTGCCCGCCAGACTGACGAAATTCTGGCCGCAATGGGGCTGACGGATAAAGCCGATTCCTATGCCCGCACCCTGTCAGGCGGCATGCGCCGTCGTCTTCTGGTCGCCAAAGCGATGGTTCACCAACCCGAAGTTCTTATTCTGGATGAACCGACAGCCGGTGTGGATATCGAACTTCGTCAGCAGTTATGGCATCATATCCGACTGCTGAACGAAGCCGGCACAACCATTATCCTGACAACCCACTATCTGGAAGAAGCCGAAGAGCTATGCGACCAGATCGCCATTATCAACCACGGCGAAGTGGTCGCCTGCGAGCCAACAGAAAAACTTCTGTCCAAGCTTGATGCCAAAACCATTACATTAGTGCTTGAAACGGATATTACTGAAATACCGGACTGTCTTGCGCGTTTTAATCCATCCTTGAAACTGGGACGTCATCTGACAATTGATTATAAACCCAGCGAGGTTGGGATCAGCCAGATCCTGTCGGAAGTGTCCGCAGGCGGCCTGTCTATCGTTGACCTGACAACCCACGAGCCAGATCTTGAGGATGCATTTCTGCAAATGACATCGTCCAAAAAGAAATAA
- a CDS encoding metal-dependent hydrolase family protein — MTRVLYTGGQVFDGQETMLTDHAVMVEGDTITEVAPVGNFAGFDGQAVDISGGTIMPGIGDCHVHLVYKGGARPSEEVEGQNPAEITLCALENAQSSLKTGVTAVRDCGGHKYLEFPVRDACNSGRFTGPNIMASGRMICMTGGHGNRHGRVADGCDEVVKAVREQVHAGSDLVKIMATGGVMTKGVDPEDAHYSAEEMAAGINEAKRFRRTTASHAQGAEGIMNAVLGGITSIEHGIFMDDECLEAMLERGTYLVPTLAAVKNIIVNKENGIADYVVEKALRVYDKHRESFKMYYEAGGKIAMGTDAGTPFNLHGKNTQELAYMVECGMTNMDSLKASTSVAHELMQFTDRGQIKAGFKADLLVVNGNPAEDIQMAANPENHRFVVKNGARVAL, encoded by the coding sequence ATGACAAGAGTTCTCTATACAGGTGGTCAGGTTTTCGACGGACAGGAAACAATGCTGACCGATCATGCCGTCATGGTCGAAGGTGACACGATTACTGAAGTCGCCCCTGTGGGTAATTTTGCGGGATTTGATGGTCAGGCGGTCGATATTTCAGGGGGCACCATCATGCCCGGTATCGGCGACTGCCATGTTCACCTTGTCTATAAAGGCGGTGCCCGCCCGTCCGAGGAGGTTGAAGGACAAAATCCTGCCGAAATTACGCTTTGTGCTCTTGAAAATGCGCAGTCCAGTCTGAAAACCGGCGTGACCGCAGTTCGCGATTGCGGCGGTCACAAGTATCTTGAATTCCCGGTACGCGATGCCTGCAACAGCGGCCGCTTCACAGGCCCCAATATCATGGCATCTGGCCGGATGATTTGCATGACCGGTGGACATGGCAACCGGCATGGCCGGGTCGCCGACGGCTGTGATGAAGTGGTCAAAGCGGTGCGCGAACAGGTTCATGCGGGTAGCGATCTTGTAAAAATCATGGCAACGGGCGGGGTCATGACCAAAGGCGTCGATCCGGAAGATGCCCATTATAGTGCAGAAGAAATGGCCGCCGGCATCAACGAAGCCAAACGGTTCCGCCGGACAACCGCGTCTCATGCGCAAGGGGCCGAGGGCATCATGAACGCCGTTCTAGGCGGCATCACATCCATCGAGCATGGTATCTTTATGGATGATGAATGTCTTGAAGCCATGCTGGAACGCGGCACATATCTGGTGCCCACACTGGCCGCCGTCAAGAATATTATCGTCAACAAAGAAAACGGCATTGCCGATTACGTTGTCGAAAAAGCCCTGCGCGTTTATGACAAACACCGGGAAAGCTTCAAAATGTATTATGAAGCAGGCGGAAAAATTGCCATGGGCACCGACGCGGGAACGCCGTTTAACCTGCATGGTAAAAACACGCAGGAACTGGCCTATATGGTTGAATGCGGCATGACCAATATGGATTCGTTAAAAGCCTCTACCTCCGTTGCTCACGAACTGATGCAATTTACAGATCGTGGCCAGATTAAAGCAGGCTTCAAAGCCGATCTTTTGGTGGTCAATGGGAACCCGGCAGAGGATATCCAGATGGCTGCGAACCCTGAAAATCACCGGTTTGTTGTTAAAAACGGGGCGCGGGTAGCACTTTAA
- a CDS encoding autotransporter domain-containing protein — MLYLMLVTASEVQAFQIFVNVFDTKTITLDVNATDSIDIVRGKVQAKEGYTPDQQKLTFGGTTLVDGQTLQDYGIAKEDTLRLDLIDTNAGQEARQDKQEQAVTQAASNTQIAFNVKTVRYRFQKFNAGGGFTRTVAPGVPTTPANSGRNSPFQAVDFNDPFRSESRALSPVDFARMMSFDTSEISLALGGGDGSAGDPFNRSGQRGRLLSSQPLTIWGQGGYLSLENDRNNVTEDNRLNGHVWGYNLGMDYRLSDAWLTGVAVGYTITDVETEFNNGTYQEDTFSVLPYLMYKPSENFSVSSVLGYSIGQVERTKDTSDTGNADSESWFANIRGSYQHRFDGGPLTIKGKLEFEVGRKTVDAFTYSDNTANEKSVSDTQRVSPGVELAYGFALDSLQVEPFGGLEYIYDFGDAVNDDVDAYTLSAGLRLNATEQGLAGSVIAEKTLGRNDYDEYSISGLISYGVPIGNWRGEKKGMVSPFVKFDFSAEEGAFVNSGLAFKNASGNLSAELNMGQSSQNTFASVGLSLTF; from the coding sequence ATGCTTTACCTCATGCTTGTCACGGCGTCTGAGGTGCAGGCCTTCCAGATTTTCGTTAATGTCTTTGATACCAAAACAATTACTTTGGATGTGAATGCTACTGACAGCATCGACATTGTGAGAGGTAAAGTTCAGGCTAAAGAAGGATATACCCCAGACCAGCAAAAATTGACCTTCGGCGGAACAACCCTCGTCGACGGCCAAACATTGCAAGATTACGGTATTGCAAAGGAAGACACCCTCCGTCTGGATTTGATCGATACAAACGCAGGGCAAGAGGCGAGACAAGATAAACAGGAACAAGCTGTTACCCAAGCGGCGTCCAATACCCAGATAGCCTTTAATGTTAAAACGGTCCGATATCGGTTTCAGAAATTCAATGCAGGCGGTGGGTTTACAAGAACCGTGGCCCCTGGCGTTCCGACCACACCGGCCAATTCAGGCAGGAACAGTCCGTTTCAAGCGGTCGATTTCAACGATCCGTTCAGGTCTGAAAGTCGCGCGCTTTCACCCGTCGACTTTGCCCGCATGATGTCCTTTGATACATCCGAAATTTCGCTCGCGCTGGGGGGCGGAGACGGGAGTGCAGGCGATCCGTTCAACCGGTCAGGCCAGAGGGGTCGATTGCTCTCCTCGCAGCCGTTGACCATCTGGGGGCAGGGAGGCTATCTCTCGCTGGAGAATGATCGGAATAACGTGACTGAGGACAATCGGTTAAATGGTCATGTGTGGGGCTATAATCTGGGGATGGACTATCGTTTGAGCGATGCCTGGCTCACGGGCGTTGCCGTGGGCTATACAATAACAGACGTGGAAACTGAATTTAATAACGGCACCTATCAGGAAGACACGTTTTCCGTGTTGCCTTATTTAATGTACAAGCCGTCGGAAAACTTCTCAGTGTCTTCGGTTCTCGGATATAGCATCGGGCAGGTTGAGCGCACCAAAGACACTTCAGATACGGGTAATGCGGATAGTGAAAGCTGGTTTGCCAATATTCGCGGCTCCTACCAGCACCGCTTTGACGGAGGACCGCTTACCATCAAGGGGAAGCTTGAGTTTGAGGTTGGCCGGAAAACGGTCGATGCCTTTACCTATAGTGATAATACAGCCAACGAAAAATCGGTCTCAGACACCCAACGGGTATCCCCTGGTGTTGAACTCGCTTATGGGTTTGCGTTGGATAGCCTCCAGGTTGAGCCATTTGGCGGTCTGGAATATATTTATGATTTTGGCGATGCCGTTAACGACGATGTGGACGCCTATACCCTGTCGGCAGGGCTGCGCCTGAACGCTACCGAGCAGGGGCTGGCGGGATCTGTGATCGCGGAAAAAACGCTCGGTCGGAATGACTATGATGAATATTCAATTTCCGGGCTGATTTCCTATGGTGTTCCGATAGGGAATTGGCGGGGTGAGAAAAAAGGCATGGTTTCGCCTTTCGTAAAGTTCGACTTTTCGGCCGAAGAAGGCGCCTTTGTGAATTCGGGGCTTGCGTTTAAAAATGCGTCTGGAAACCTGTCAGCCGAGCTGAATATGGGCCAGTCTTCTCAAAACACATTTGCTAGCGTTGGTTTGAGCCTGACTTTTTGA
- a CDS encoding tyrosine-type recombinase/integrase — translation MATISKRGAYQWQAKVRKQGKPFQTKTFDTKREAEAWATIIESEMTRGVHVDRSLSERETLEDVIKHYKKEIAPKHKGGDMEITRLDRFLRDEKFLCQYSMASLKPEHFEDYRDRRLKDGKAPGTVKRELGLLHSVIEENRRRLGLLENPIAHVKRPRVNDNRVMRFHGDDEQRLMTALDDCRNSWVKPAVILALETAMRRGELLSLQWEYVNLDTCVAHLPDTKNGEARDVPLSSTAIRTLKALPRAINGAVLPTTPEGLKNAFERARKRADLEHFNFHDLRHESISRLFEASWNVMEVAAVSGHKDLQSLKRYTNLKAADLAKKMG, via the coding sequence ATGGCAACTATATCCAAACGCGGTGCCTATCAGTGGCAAGCAAAAGTTCGCAAACAGGGCAAGCCCTTCCAAACAAAAACTTTTGATACTAAGCGAGAAGCCGAAGCTTGGGCCACAATCATTGAGTCCGAAATGACAAGAGGTGTTCATGTCGACCGATCGCTGTCGGAGCGCGAAACCCTGGAAGATGTGATCAAACATTACAAAAAAGAAATCGCCCCTAAGCATAAGGGCGGCGATATGGAAATCACGAGGCTGGATCGGTTTCTGCGGGATGAGAAGTTCCTGTGCCAATACTCGATGGCATCGTTGAAGCCTGAGCATTTTGAGGATTATCGTGATCGCCGCCTTAAGGATGGCAAAGCACCCGGTACGGTTAAACGGGAACTTGGACTACTTCACAGCGTGATCGAAGAAAACCGTCGCCGTCTGGGCTTACTTGAAAATCCGATAGCACATGTCAAAAGACCGCGAGTGAATGATAACCGCGTCATGCGCTTCCACGGAGATGATGAACAGCGCTTAATGACTGCGTTAGATGATTGTCGCAATAGCTGGGTAAAACCAGCTGTTATTCTGGCTCTAGAAACCGCTATGAGACGCGGTGAATTGCTGAGCTTGCAATGGGAATATGTAAACCTAGATACCTGCGTCGCCCACCTCCCAGACACAAAAAACGGTGAAGCGAGAGACGTCCCTCTATCCAGCACTGCCATAAGGACCCTAAAAGCCCTTCCTCGTGCCATTAACGGGGCTGTTTTACCAACAACCCCAGAAGGCCTCAAAAATGCCTTCGAGCGTGCCCGCAAACGTGCGGACCTCGAACACTTCAATTTTCATGACCTTCGTCATGAATCGATATCTCGATTATTTGAAGCGAGTTGGAACGTAATGGAAGTGGCTGCAGTGTCGGGCCACAAGGATCTGCAGAGTTTGAAACGGTATACAAACTTAAAAGCAGCAGATTTGGCTAAGAAGATGGGATGA
- a CDS encoding YjzC family protein: MPEKLFKPGEKAPRSGQYEITGPRGGKTGVERTITRGEPLPPPESKEQKYRLSDLTKHRKTRLKVP; this comes from the coding sequence ATGCCTGAAAAGCTCTTCAAACCAGGAGAAAAAGCTCCTCGCTCCGGCCAATATGAGATCACCGGTCCACGAGGTGGAAAGACCGGAGTGGAGCGTACTATAACTCGGGGTGAACCATTGCCGCCTCCCGAAAGCAAGGAGCAGAAATACCGCCTTTCGGATTTAACCAAACACCGTAAAACGAGACTTAAAGTCCCATAG
- a CDS encoding DNA sulfur modification protein DndB yields MHPAQDGLPQPITSHEALDDLDNLDSSGNINEIPFNVFIGHNLGHRVFTMSIPFRQFFELSDVANDREAGPVAQRPLDANHARNLAKYMLRGLVSAAMLRRSIQGKEGSVAFETILDSLGNQPYFSLQPIVCNIRNVPYGGNGDGGIRGLRLQTDRGETAAFRVFLSERHILWVVDGQHRRAAAEMVMSFLQVVRQTGKYPGKAPVLFPDKGREVTSEEMKVWNETFEAARSYATLTIEVHLGLDIAQERQLFHDLNKLGKKINSSLALQFDSSNPVTQFIKSNIVADGFVQISDSEVRDWAQDTGQLPMKDVVAITSLAFLNKSNASGATPAVVEPRYEIVQRLWSQIAEIQSFGSPRAKEQTVAAQPVILKALAKLTFDLNFSNRRPDNGAVQFDQLLDKIEDVDFSHSNPVWRFYELSDEERDEFGLSGLLQWLPSSEGSANRDIGSFQSGLMRFGAKHNDIFPILGDMIRWQVGLPSRHSHIEVGLDGLL; encoded by the coding sequence ATGCATCCCGCACAGGACGGCCTACCTCAACCGATCACAAGCCATGAAGCTCTTGATGACTTGGATAATCTGGACTCTTCTGGAAATATTAATGAGATCCCATTTAATGTTTTTATTGGGCATAATCTGGGTCACCGTGTCTTCACCATGTCGATACCATTTCGACAATTTTTCGAGTTGTCTGATGTTGCAAATGATAGGGAGGCTGGTCCGGTTGCCCAGCGCCCGTTGGATGCAAACCATGCCAGAAATTTAGCAAAATATATGCTGCGCGGCCTTGTGTCTGCAGCCATGCTTCGTCGGAGCATTCAAGGTAAGGAGGGCTCGGTTGCGTTCGAGACCATTTTAGATAGTCTCGGAAATCAGCCTTACTTTTCACTTCAGCCCATTGTTTGTAATATACGGAATGTGCCATACGGTGGCAACGGCGATGGTGGAATAAGAGGCCTTCGTCTTCAAACAGATCGTGGTGAGACTGCAGCCTTTCGTGTCTTTCTTTCAGAAAGGCACATTCTATGGGTTGTTGATGGTCAACATCGTAGAGCTGCAGCTGAGATGGTTATGAGTTTTCTCCAAGTTGTGCGACAAACCGGAAAATACCCTGGAAAAGCTCCAGTGCTGTTTCCTGACAAAGGCCGTGAAGTGACTTCCGAAGAGATGAAGGTTTGGAACGAAACTTTTGAGGCGGCAAGATCTTATGCCACCCTCACTATAGAAGTTCATTTAGGGCTTGATATTGCACAGGAGCGACAACTCTTCCATGACTTGAACAAGTTAGGAAAGAAAATAAACTCAAGCCTAGCACTTCAGTTTGATAGTTCTAATCCTGTGACACAATTTATAAAATCAAACATTGTTGCTGATGGGTTTGTTCAAATTAGTGACAGTGAAGTTAGGGACTGGGCTCAAGATACAGGTCAGTTGCCGATGAAAGATGTGGTTGCAATAACCTCTTTGGCGTTTCTAAACAAGTCAAATGCTTCAGGGGCTACGCCAGCTGTAGTTGAGCCAAGGTATGAAATTGTCCAACGGTTGTGGTCGCAGATTGCCGAAATTCAAAGCTTCGGCAGTCCGCGGGCTAAAGAGCAAACCGTCGCTGCCCAACCGGTAATTTTGAAGGCTTTAGCAAAACTTACGTTTGATCTAAATTTTAGCAATCGCCGACCTGACAATGGTGCAGTTCAGTTTGATCAATTACTGGATAAGATAGAAGATGTCGATTTCTCTCATTCTAATCCTGTGTGGCGCTTCTATGAGCTCTCAGACGAGGAGAGGGATGAATTTGGATTGTCAGGGTTGCTTCAATGGCTTCCTTCAAGTGAAGGTAGTGCTAATAGGGACATTGGGTCATTTCAGAGTGGTTTGATGAGGTTTGGCGCGAAGCATAACGATATTTTCCCCATTCTGGGAGATATGATCCGCTGGCAGGTGGGATTGCCCAGCCGACATTCGCACATTGAGGTTGGGTTAGATGGTTTGCTGTAA
- a CDS encoding tyrosine-type recombinase/integrase, which translates to MIVQIMKAFPAVYKWHFPSRQKHSRRPKNIFERAHTRVKLEFSNFHDLRDEGISRVFETGWNVMKVAAGSRHEDLQSLKRYTNLKTTDLAKQQYID; encoded by the coding sequence ATGATAGTACAAATCATGAAAGCTTTCCCGGCGGTATATAAGTGGCATTTCCCCAGCCGCCAAAAGCACAGCCGAAGGCCCAAAAATATCTTCGAACGGGCCCATACACGAGTCAAATTGGAATTTTCTAATTTCCACGATCTACGCGATGAAGGCATTTCACGTGTTTTTGAAACTGGCTGGAATGTGATGAAGGTTGCCGCTGGGTCGAGACACGAGGATCTTCAAAGTTTAAAACGATATACTAACCTAAAAACAACAGATTTAGCTAAACAACAATATATCGACTGA
- a CDS encoding plasmid pRiA4b ORF-3 family protein, with amino-acid sequence MNVAGLIQLRISLLDIKPEIWRRVIVPNTLSLVELHAVLQGAMGWQDSHLHAFEIGGKRFEIPEDGSCDSNEDYFDERNFSLRDVLIDLQSFTYIYDFGDDWEHLVEIEEPNTILPRRMHWPICTEGANSCPPEDSGGSYKYPGFLMALENKNHPDHERLIEWCGRFDKKEFSVNQSTLLIHATCALYRDRGLGFLD; translated from the coding sequence ATGAATGTTGCTGGTCTTATTCAATTGAGAATTTCACTTCTGGATATTAAACCGGAAATATGGCGTAGAGTAATTGTTCCAAACACTTTGTCTCTAGTAGAACTTCATGCCGTTTTACAAGGAGCGATGGGATGGCAAGACAGCCATCTCCATGCTTTTGAAATTGGAGGAAAAAGATTCGAAATTCCGGAGGACGGCAGTTGTGATTCAAACGAAGATTATTTTGATGAAAGAAATTTTTCACTTCGAGATGTACTAATTGATCTACAGAGTTTTACCTATATCTATGATTTTGGTGATGACTGGGAGCATCTAGTGGAAATTGAAGAACCTAACACAATACTACCCAGAAGGATGCACTGGCCAATTTGTACTGAAGGCGCGAATTCTTGTCCTCCTGAAGACAGTGGTGGGAGTTATAAGTATCCTGGGTTTTTAATGGCGTTGGAAAACAAAAATCACCCCGATCATGAAAGGTTGATTGAATGGTGCGGACGTTTTGACAAAAAAGAATTTTCTGTAAATCAAAGTACATTGTTAATTCACGCCACGTGCGCTTTGTATCGAGACAGAGGTCTTGGTTTTTTGGATTAG